One genomic window of Haloferax mediterranei ATCC 33500 includes the following:
- the pyrB gene encoding aspartate carbamoyltransferase, which yields MRQDHLISAAHLSREDIEAVLDRAAEIDDDTAAFRQRHAGKVLGLCFFEPSTRTRMSFDTAMKRLGGQTVDMGPVESSSVKKGETLADTVRVVEGYADALVLRHPSEGAATMAAEFVDVPLVNAGDGAGQHPSQTLLDLYTIRENAGLDDLTIGIMGDLKYGRTVHSLAEALTNFDASQHFISPESLRLPRNVRYDLHASGAQVKEHTELDEVLPELDVLYVTRIQRERFPDENEYRKVAGQYQIDAETLKAASDDLTVMHPLPRVDEISPDIDDTDHATYFEQAHNGIPVRMALLDILLSQADD from the coding sequence ATGCGTCAGGACCACCTCATCTCCGCGGCACACCTCTCGCGGGAGGACATCGAGGCGGTGCTCGACCGCGCGGCCGAAATCGACGACGACACGGCTGCGTTCCGGCAACGACACGCCGGAAAGGTTCTTGGGCTCTGTTTCTTCGAGCCGAGCACGCGAACTCGAATGAGCTTCGACACCGCGATGAAACGCCTTGGCGGCCAGACGGTCGACATGGGACCGGTCGAGTCGTCGTCAGTCAAGAAAGGCGAGACGCTCGCCGACACGGTCCGCGTGGTCGAAGGCTACGCGGACGCCCTCGTGCTTCGCCACCCGAGTGAGGGCGCGGCTACGATGGCCGCCGAGTTCGTCGACGTACCCCTCGTCAACGCCGGTGACGGCGCGGGCCAGCACCCGAGCCAGACCCTCCTCGACCTCTACACCATTCGGGAGAACGCCGGACTCGACGACCTCACCATCGGCATCATGGGTGACCTGAAATACGGGCGGACGGTTCACTCCCTCGCTGAGGCGCTGACGAACTTCGACGCCAGCCAGCACTTCATCAGCCCCGAGAGTCTCCGACTCCCCCGAAACGTTCGATACGACCTCCACGCCTCGGGCGCGCAGGTCAAGGAACACACCGAACTCGACGAGGTGCTCCCCGAACTCGACGTGCTCTACGTGACGCGTATCCAGCGCGAGCGCTTCCCCGACGAAAACGAGTACCGAAAGGTCGCGGGACAGTACCAAATCGATGCTGAGACGTTGAAGGCCGCTTCCGACGACCTCACCGTCATGCACCCGCTTCCCCGCGTGGACGAGATTTCGCCCGACATCGACGATACCGACCACGCGACGTACTTCGAACAGGCTCACAACGGCATCCCGGTTCGGATGGCGCTTCTGGACATCCTCCTCTCACAAGCCGATGACTGA
- the pyrI gene encoding aspartate carbamoyltransferase regulatory subunit — translation MTDDHQLRVSKIQNGTVIDHVAAGQALNVLAILGIDGTSGEAVSVGMNVPSDRLGRKDIVKVEGRELSQSEVDVISLIAPAASINIVRDYDVIEKNRVVRPDVVTGIISCPNRNCITNADEPITSRFTVLSDGVRCDYCESIVREDEVAANLDVN, via the coding sequence ATGACTGACGACCACCAACTCCGCGTCTCGAAGATTCAAAACGGAACCGTCATCGACCACGTCGCCGCCGGACAGGCGCTCAACGTCCTCGCCATTCTCGGCATCGACGGCACGAGCGGTGAGGCGGTCTCGGTCGGGATGAACGTCCCCTCGGACCGTCTTGGCCGCAAGGACATCGTCAAGGTCGAAGGCCGCGAACTGAGCCAGTCGGAAGTTGACGTGATCTCGCTTATCGCACCGGCGGCGAGCATCAACATCGTCCGCGACTACGACGTTATCGAGAAGAACCGTGTCGTGCGCCCAGACGTCGTAACGGGCATCATCTCCTGTCCGAATCGCAACTGCATCACCAACGCCGACGAACCGATTACCTCCCGCTTTACGGTCCTCTCGGACGGCGTCCGCTGTGACTACTGCGAGTCCATCGTCCGCGAAGACGAAGTCGCAGCCAACCTCGACGTCAACTAA
- a CDS encoding response regulator — protein sequence MSFDSSLRILSVGGGREIARAVEHAVTRVTVETAETFDAACSALDADSPFDCLVLTETLPDGDGSSLLREIRASESDLPVVFLADEPTSQSVTELVDLGISGYLKNDDLDPETELAPRVGRLARQYRVDQSTRVSVTESGEVDNREWVVEDALDALDDVFYVYDQSGRLVSWNSRFSELTEKSDEELFGTPAESFFEEGDREVVKRAVNQVLENGETVFEARLPTTKGTILFQLTGHRLVAPDGTVVGFCGVGRDITVLRRHEEQLARQNERLDEFARVLSHDLRNPLSISTGFLDLARQQNDSEYLERVATSLDRMSEIVNNVLKAARRGTTVVEFSPVSFEGIVGQAWDTADTGDATLVIDSEQIIHADPGRLQRLFENLFRNVADHAGTSPTVTVEVLDSEDGFAVEDDGNGIDSSIATQVFEPGFTTAPDGTGFGLDIVRSLAEAHGWSVSVVDSSSGGARFEFDGVTFSDTDCDDADFDGLDYIDTDRDTDNVDESSDESEPSKT from the coding sequence ATGTCCTTCGACTCGTCACTTCGTATCCTCTCGGTCGGCGGCGGCCGAGAAATCGCCCGTGCTGTAGAGCATGCCGTAACGCGGGTGACGGTCGAAACCGCCGAGACATTCGACGCTGCGTGCTCGGCACTCGATGCGGACAGTCCGTTCGACTGTCTCGTCCTGACTGAGACGCTTCCGGACGGCGATGGCTCGTCACTCCTCCGAGAGATTCGAGCGTCGGAGTCGGACCTCCCGGTCGTTTTTCTGGCGGACGAACCCACGTCACAGTCGGTGACTGAACTCGTCGACTTGGGTATCTCGGGCTACCTCAAGAACGACGACCTCGACCCGGAGACCGAACTCGCTCCGCGCGTCGGACGCCTTGCACGCCAATACCGAGTCGACCAATCGACCCGAGTTTCGGTCACCGAAAGCGGGGAGGTAGACAATAGAGAGTGGGTCGTCGAAGATGCACTCGACGCGCTCGACGACGTGTTCTACGTCTACGACCAGTCCGGAAGGCTCGTCTCGTGGAACAGTCGCTTTAGCGAACTCACCGAGAAATCCGACGAGGAACTCTTCGGAACGCCCGCCGAGTCGTTCTTCGAAGAGGGCGACCGAGAAGTTGTCAAGCGGGCAGTCAACCAAGTGCTGGAGAACGGGGAGACAGTCTTTGAAGCCCGACTACCGACGACGAAGGGAACGATACTGTTCCAACTTACCGGACACCGACTCGTCGCTCCGGACGGTACAGTCGTCGGTTTCTGCGGAGTCGGTCGCGACATCACGGTACTCCGTCGACACGAAGAACAACTCGCTCGGCAAAACGAACGCCTCGACGAGTTCGCCCGCGTCCTCTCGCACGACCTTCGAAATCCCCTTTCTATCTCGACGGGCTTTCTCGACCTTGCACGACAGCAGAACGACTCGGAGTATCTCGAACGGGTCGCAACCTCGCTGGACCGGATGAGTGAAATCGTCAACAACGTCTTGAAAGCGGCACGGCGGGGGACCACAGTTGTCGAGTTCTCACCGGTCTCGTTCGAAGGCATCGTCGGACAGGCGTGGGATACCGCTGACACGGGTGATGCGACACTCGTTATCGACTCGGAGCAAATAATCCATGCCGACCCCGGACGCCTCCAGCGACTGTTCGAGAACCTCTTTCGAAACGTCGCTGACCACGCTGGTACGTCGCCGACGGTAACTGTCGAGGTTCTGGACTCGGAAGACGGATTTGCGGTCGAAGACGACGGCAACGGCATCGACTCCAGTATCGCTACTCAGGTGTTCGAACCCGGATTTACGACCGCACCGGACGGAACGGGGTTCGGACTCGACATCGTCCGGTCGCTGGCTGAGGCTCACGGTTGGTCTGTTTCTGTTGTCGACAGTTCGTCGGGCGGTGCTCGCTTCGAGTTCGACGGCGTCACGTTCTCCGATACAGACTGCGATGACGCGGACTTCGACGGTTTAGACTACATCGATACGGACCGCGACACCGACAACGTGGACGAGAGTTCTGACGAATCTGAGCCAAGCAAAACGTAA
- a CDS encoding SDR family oxidoreductase → MKGIEGKVALVTGAASGIGRSTALRFAEEGAKVVLSDVQVDAGQEVVNEIEQNGGEAVFFEADVSKEADVSDLVDETVREFGGLDFAHNNAGIEGTPNSIPDMPLEDFQQVVDINLTGVFLGMKYEIPHLVENGGGAIVNTSSVAGLTGTPNLAHYYATKHGVIGLTRSAALEVATEDVRVNAVCPGAIETPMIDRAAADNEKVREGLLASEPVGRFGEPEEVASAVVYLCSDDASFVTGHPMVVDGGFVVP, encoded by the coding sequence ATGAAGGGAATCGAAGGAAAAGTCGCCCTCGTTACGGGCGCTGCATCTGGTATCGGACGGTCGACTGCGCTGCGCTTTGCGGAAGAGGGTGCGAAGGTTGTACTCTCGGACGTACAGGTTGACGCGGGACAGGAGGTAGTCAACGAGATAGAGCAAAACGGCGGCGAAGCCGTGTTCTTCGAGGCCGACGTTTCGAAAGAAGCGGACGTCTCTGACCTCGTCGACGAGACGGTACGTGAGTTCGGCGGACTCGACTTCGCGCACAACAACGCGGGTATCGAGGGAACGCCCAACTCCATCCCGGACATGCCTCTGGAAGATTTCCAGCAGGTCGTCGACATCAACCTCACCGGCGTCTTCCTCGGTATGAAGTACGAGATTCCGCATCTCGTCGAGAACGGTGGCGGCGCAATCGTCAACACGTCTTCGGTTGCTGGGTTGACCGGTACGCCGAACCTCGCGCACTACTACGCGACCAAACACGGCGTTATCGGCCTGACCCGCTCGGCCGCCCTCGAAGTCGCAACCGAGGATGTCCGCGTCAATGCCGTCTGTCCGGGGGCCATCGAGACGCCGATGATAGACCGCGCTGCCGCCGACAACGAGAAAGTGAGAGAGGGCCTCCTCGCGAGCGAACCGGTCGGTCGCTTCGGAGAACCCGAAGAGGTCGCAAGTGCCGTCGTCTACCTCTGTTCCGACGACGCGTCGTTCGTCACCGGACACCCGATGGTCGTCGACGGCGGGTTTGTCGTCCCGTAA
- a CDS encoding ThuA domain-containing protein: MSEDLTVTVWNEFRHEKENDDVAAIYPDGIHETIADGLRDAGYDVNTATLDEPEHGLSESVLEETDVLAWWGHKAHEEVGDDIVDRVVERVHDGMGLLVLHSGHYSKPFKRLMGTTCSLKWREAGEKERIWTVEPGHPIADGLPESFEVPQAEMYGERFDIPAPDELVFLSWFEGGEVFRSGCCYTRGEGRIFYFRPGHETYPIYDQPEIRTILANAVDWAAPGDGPDPYFGNADPIEDLDGVGRCTD, encoded by the coding sequence ATGAGCGAGGACCTCACCGTCACCGTCTGGAACGAATTCCGACACGAGAAGGAAAACGACGACGTCGCCGCAATCTACCCCGACGGAATCCACGAGACCATCGCCGACGGTCTCCGCGATGCGGGCTACGACGTGAACACCGCGACACTCGACGAACCCGAGCACGGACTCTCCGAATCGGTCCTCGAAGAGACGGACGTGCTCGCGTGGTGGGGCCACAAAGCCCACGAGGAAGTCGGTGACGACATTGTCGACCGCGTGGTCGAGCGCGTCCACGACGGGATGGGTCTGCTCGTCCTCCACTCGGGCCACTACTCGAAGCCCTTCAAGCGCCTGATGGGGACGACGTGTTCGCTCAAGTGGCGCGAAGCGGGCGAAAAAGAACGCATCTGGACCGTCGAACCCGGCCACCCCATCGCCGACGGACTTCCCGAGTCCTTCGAGGTGCCGCAAGCCGAGATGTACGGCGAGCGCTTCGATATTCCCGCACCGGACGAACTCGTCTTCCTCTCGTGGTTCGAAGGCGGGGAAGTGTTCCGGAGCGGGTGTTGCTACACTCGCGGGGAGGGTCGCATCTTCTACTTCCGACCGGGACACGAGACGTACCCAATCTACGACCAACCCGAAATTCGAACCATTCTCGCGAACGCTGTCGACTGGGCAGCACCCGGCGACGGCCCGGACCCGTACTTCGGGAACGCAGACCCGATCGAAGACCTCGACGGAGTTGGTCGCTGCACCGACTGA
- a CDS encoding enoyl-CoA hydratase/isomerase family protein → MTEVELDADTVRLDIDAGVATVTLDAPETRNALTVDVTAGVREALASLPDDARCVVLRGSEGAFCAGGDVNAMMELQADAMALPDAVDHIVHDTADCVRRIYECDLPTIAAIDGAAVGAGASLAIACDLQLLREDAHIGFGFRRVGLAVDSGLSYLLPRLVGQNVAMELVYTGELLDPERALELGVVNRVAAVDEFEAELDELTERITSGPTKALTASKRLLRRPDDSIDAAIEHEAAAQAVIFETEDHAEGVESFMARREPEFEGR, encoded by the coding sequence ATGACTGAGGTCGAACTCGATGCTGACACAGTCCGACTCGATATTGACGCAGGCGTCGCGACAGTGACGCTCGACGCCCCAGAAACTCGAAACGCGCTTACTGTTGACGTGACGGCCGGGGTGCGCGAGGCGCTCGCGTCGCTCCCGGACGACGCCAGATGCGTTGTGCTCCGCGGGAGTGAAGGTGCATTCTGCGCCGGTGGCGACGTGAACGCGATGATGGAACTTCAGGCCGACGCGATGGCGCTCCCCGACGCTGTGGACCATATCGTCCACGACACCGCCGACTGCGTCCGTCGAATCTACGAGTGCGACCTCCCGACTATCGCCGCGATTGACGGCGCGGCCGTCGGCGCGGGTGCCTCGCTCGCAATCGCCTGTGACCTCCAACTGCTTCGCGAAGACGCCCACATCGGATTCGGCTTCCGCCGCGTCGGTCTCGCGGTCGATTCAGGTCTCTCGTATCTGCTGCCCCGACTCGTCGGGCAAAACGTGGCGATGGAACTCGTCTACACGGGTGAACTGCTCGACCCGGAGCGGGCGTTGGAACTCGGCGTCGTGAACCGCGTCGCCGCCGTGGACGAGTTCGAAGCCGAACTCGACGAATTGACGGAACGCATCACCAGCGGGCCGACGAAGGCGCTCACCGCCTCCAAGCGACTGCTTCGCCGACCCGACGACTCCATCGACGCGGCCATCGAACACGAAGCGGCGGCACAAGCCGTTATTTTCGAGACCGAGGACCACGCCGAGGGCGTGGAGTCGTTCATGGCGCGTCGAGAACCGGAGTTCGAAGGTCGGTAA
- the menC gene encoding o-succinylbenzoate synthase has protein sequence MELQIREFSVDLRQPLSTAKGDIERREGFLVAVDAAGTTGIGEATPLPGWTESLAECGDALNSVSDPKRALADGSLADAPAARHAVSLALADARARAANQPLATTLDTDSHTSFPVNSTLGDAGLESTVEAAKTAVSQGYECLKVKVGARDPSEDADRLRAVRDAVGSGVSIRADANASWDRWTADRFLDAVADVDLEYLEQPLPATELDGHAVLRRLHDTPIALDESLATVSPKRAIASNAADVLVCKPMALGGPDRVRDVAARARDAGVGVVVTTTIDAVVARLGALHVAASLPDNRAHGLATASFLDGDLADDPAPVRDGTMRVPDAPGLGIDVTDVFD, from the coding sequence ATGGAGCTTCAAATTCGCGAGTTCTCGGTCGACCTCCGACAGCCGCTTTCCACCGCCAAGGGCGATATCGAGCGCCGCGAAGGGTTCCTCGTCGCGGTCGACGCCGCGGGAACGACGGGCATCGGCGAAGCGACCCCTCTTCCGGGCTGGACCGAATCACTCGCCGAGTGTGGGGACGCACTCAACTCAGTTTCGGACCCGAAGCGTGCACTCGCAGACGGTTCCCTCGCCGACGCACCAGCAGCCAGACACGCCGTCTCGCTCGCCCTCGCAGATGCCCGCGCCCGCGCCGCGAACCAGCCGCTTGCGACGACACTAGACACCGATTCGCACACCTCGTTTCCGGTGAATTCGACACTCGGTGACGCGGGTCTCGAATCGACCGTCGAAGCCGCGAAAACAGCCGTCTCGCAGGGCTACGAGTGCCTGAAAGTGAAGGTCGGTGCGCGGGACCCTTCGGAAGATGCCGACCGTCTTCGAGCCGTTCGCGACGCGGTCGGTTCCGGCGTGTCGATTCGGGCCGACGCGAACGCCTCGTGGGACCGCTGGACCGCCGACCGATTCCTCGATGCGGTCGCCGATGTCGACCTCGAATACCTCGAACAGCCGCTTCCCGCGACGGAACTCGACGGCCACGCGGTCCTCCGTCGACTCCACGACACGCCCATCGCGCTCGACGAATCGCTTGCCACCGTTTCTCCCAAGCGAGCGATTGCTTCGAACGCGGCGGACGTGCTCGTCTGCAAGCCAATGGCGCTCGGCGGCCCCGACCGAGTCCGCGACGTGGCCGCACGCGCCCGAGACGCGGGTGTTGGCGTCGTCGTCACCACGACTATCGACGCCGTTGTCGCCCGACTTGGAGCACTGCACGTCGCCGCATCGTTGCCCGACAACCGCGCACACGGCCTGGCGACCGCCTCGTTCCTCGATGGCGACCTCGCAGACGACCCTGCGCCCGTTCGGGACGGAACGATGCGTGTCCCGGATGCGCCGGGACTCGGCATTGACGTGACCGACGTCTTCGACTGA
- a CDS encoding 1,4-dihydroxy-2-naphthoate polyprenyltransferase translates to MASRPQTLPAAAAPVLVGTALAVHAGKFAPLPALAALVGALLIQIGTNFANDYYDAIQGADTEAREGFTRVTAGGLIPPSEVKRAMYLTFAAAILLGTYLVYVGGVPILVIGLLSVASGIAYTGGPYPLGYHGLGDLFVFIFFGLVAVVGTFYVQAVSFLAPFPVGIPEGTVTLVAIVVSLPIAALSTNILVVNNVRDKEEDATTGKRTLAVRFGYGVARGEYLAMLALAYAVPFYLWSRSGFEWFVLLPALSMPIAARIAQTVMTETKGEKLNPALEDTGKLLALYAVLFSVGLVLA, encoded by the coding sequence ATGGCGTCGCGGCCGCAGACGCTTCCCGCGGCCGCCGCACCCGTTCTCGTCGGCACGGCCCTCGCCGTCCACGCCGGCAAATTCGCCCCGCTTCCCGCGCTCGCGGCGCTCGTCGGAGCGCTGCTCATCCAAATCGGGACGAACTTCGCTAACGACTACTACGACGCGATTCAGGGCGCTGACACCGAGGCACGCGAAGGCTTCACGCGCGTCACCGCGGGCGGACTCATCCCCCCGTCCGAGGTCAAACGCGCTATGTACCTCACGTTCGCTGCCGCCATCCTGCTCGGCACCTACCTCGTCTACGTCGGCGGCGTTCCGATTCTCGTCATCGGGCTCCTCTCTGTCGCGTCCGGCATCGCCTACACCGGCGGTCCGTACCCGCTCGGCTATCACGGTCTCGGCGACCTGTTCGTCTTCATTTTCTTCGGTCTCGTCGCCGTCGTCGGGACCTTCTACGTGCAGGCCGTGAGTTTTCTCGCACCCTTCCCGGTCGGGATTCCAGAGGGAACCGTCACTCTCGTCGCTATCGTTGTCAGCCTCCCAATCGCGGCGCTCTCGACGAACATCCTCGTCGTGAACAACGTCCGCGACAAGGAGGAAGACGCGACCACGGGCAAGCGGACGCTCGCGGTTCGATTCGGCTACGGCGTCGCCCGCGGCGAGTACCTCGCGATGCTCGCACTCGCCTACGCGGTGCCGTTCTACCTCTGGTCGCGCTCCGGGTTCGAGTGGTTCGTCCTCCTACCGGCCCTCTCGATGCCTATCGCTGCCCGCATCGCCCAGACCGTCATGACCGAGACGAAAGGCGAGAAGCTCAACCCGGCGCTAGAGGATACTGGGAAACTCCTCGCGCTCTACGCCGTCCTCTTCTCGGTCGGTCTCGTTCTGGCATAA
- a CDS encoding NAD(P)/FAD-dependent oxidoreductase, giving the protein MSTSENHQSTEYNDFDYDVVIVGGGPAGCSAGVFTGRYGLDTVIFDRGRSSLRRCAYLENYLGFPAGIDIDTLYGLMHDHAEEAGCELVSDLVEEVSQAETGFTVTTQDGRTVTAGRVIAAARYGGEFLKPLGDDEMFISYEYEGEERERFNRDYADEDGSTPFDGLYVAAPVTGINAQAIISAGHGARVARTAIADFRHEHGYPEEIAGHWDWMRREAELDGDRDDWREWFDSRVPDDCELDEAELHDLREADIDRRLSTYLSEEEVEARAARGHERLAEHLDIGVERDDDADADSDAENAADSGSED; this is encoded by the coding sequence ATGTCCACAAGCGAGAATCACCAGTCGACGGAGTACAACGACTTCGATTACGATGTCGTCATCGTCGGTGGCGGCCCGGCAGGCTGTTCCGCGGGTGTGTTTACGGGACGCTACGGTCTCGATACCGTCATCTTCGACCGCGGTCGCTCGTCGCTTCGGCGCTGTGCGTATCTGGAGAACTATCTCGGCTTCCCCGCGGGAATCGATATCGACACACTGTACGGGTTGATGCACGACCACGCCGAGGAAGCCGGGTGCGAACTCGTCTCTGACCTCGTAGAGGAAGTCTCACAGGCTGAAACGGGTTTCACCGTCACGACGCAGGACGGCCGAACCGTCACCGCCGGACGCGTCATCGCGGCGGCCAGATACGGCGGCGAGTTTCTCAAACCGCTCGGCGACGACGAGATGTTCATCTCCTACGAGTACGAGGGTGAGGAACGCGAGCGATTCAACCGCGACTACGCCGACGAAGACGGGAGCACGCCGTTCGACGGCCTGTACGTCGCCGCGCCGGTGACTGGAATCAACGCGCAGGCGATTATCTCGGCCGGCCACGGCGCGCGAGTTGCCCGAACAGCTATCGCCGACTTCCGTCACGAACACGGCTATCCCGAGGAAATCGCGGGCCACTGGGACTGGATGCGGCGCGAGGCGGAACTCGACGGCGACCGGGACGACTGGCGCGAGTGGTTCGACAGTCGGGTCCCGGACGACTGCGAACTCGACGAGGCGGAACTGCACGACCTTCGTGAGGCCGACATTGACCGGCGACTTTCGACGTACCTCTCTGAAGAGGAAGTCGAAGCGCGAGCGGCGCGCGGCCACGAACGGCTCGCGGAACACCTCGATATCGGCGTCGAACGCGATGACGACGCTGACGCCGATTCCGACGCGGAAAACGCCGCCGATTCCGGTTCCGAAGACTGA
- a CDS encoding ABC transporter substrate-binding protein, translating into MEDNSTGRKKLTRRNCMRYGGSVLGAGLLAGCTSDSSGGGESAETTTAAETATETDASTATETAEEDTSYSVTMAPTGEVTFESVPESWIAYDGGYADMGVALGGGDSMTGIGGAGRYYSYVYDELPGVSIDRERIEQNQLSDSDMSKEIFYELDNEVHLMDPEMLVNWFGWKQEDVDEISKNVAPFVGNLIFRREDEWHDYRYYTLYEAFEKVAQLFQEEERYEAFKALHDEFIADIQTQLPPADERPNVLLVYAGSDQPEEFSPYRLNDQGTSKKQWHDLGVSDALAGTGVKGLSTTDRGKIDYETMLEIDPDVILLRAHERKSATEFRDTVLDFMQSHPVASELKAVKNERVYRGGYLFQGPIQNLFLTERGAQQLFPDVFGEVTSDTQLFDRQRVADIVNGNF; encoded by the coding sequence ATGGAAGATAACTCTACGGGCCGAAAGAAACTGACGCGACGCAACTGCATGCGGTACGGGGGTTCAGTCCTCGGCGCTGGGCTTCTCGCGGGCTGTACGTCCGATTCGTCGGGAGGCGGCGAGTCAGCAGAGACGACCACGGCGGCCGAGACCGCGACTGAAACGGACGCTTCGACGGCGACCGAGACGGCAGAGGAGGATACGTCGTACTCGGTGACGATGGCACCGACTGGCGAGGTCACATTCGAGTCGGTTCCCGAGTCGTGGATTGCCTACGACGGCGGCTACGCCGACATGGGTGTCGCGCTCGGCGGCGGCGACAGCATGACCGGTATCGGCGGTGCGGGCCGGTACTACAGCTACGTGTACGACGAACTCCCGGGCGTGAGTATCGACCGCGAGCGAATAGAGCAGAACCAACTGTCGGACAGCGACATGTCAAAGGAGATATTCTACGAGTTGGACAACGAAGTCCACCTGATGGACCCGGAGATGCTCGTCAACTGGTTCGGCTGGAAGCAGGAGGACGTCGACGAAATTTCCAAGAATGTCGCACCGTTCGTGGGCAATCTCATTTTCCGCCGCGAAGACGAGTGGCACGACTACCGGTACTACACCCTCTACGAGGCGTTCGAGAAGGTCGCTCAGCTCTTCCAGGAAGAAGAGCGCTACGAGGCGTTCAAGGCGCTCCACGACGAGTTCATCGCCGACATCCAAACGCAGCTTCCGCCAGCGGACGAGCGACCGAACGTGTTGCTCGTCTACGCGGGCAGCGACCAACCCGAGGAGTTCTCGCCGTACCGGCTCAATGACCAAGGGACGAGCAAGAAGCAGTGGCACGACCTCGGCGTCAGCGACGCGCTGGCTGGAACCGGCGTGAAGGGGCTGAGCACCACCGACCGCGGGAAAATCGACTACGAAACCATGCTGGAAATCGACCCCGACGTGATTCTCCTGCGTGCTCACGAACGCAAGTCGGCGACCGAGTTCCGCGACACGGTGCTCGACTTCATGCAGTCGCACCCGGTCGCGAGCGAACTCAAGGCGGTCAAAAACGAGCGCGTCTACCGCGGTGGCTATCTCTTTCAGGGACCGATTCAGAACCTGTTCCTAACCGAGCGCGGCGCACAGCAACTGTTCCCCGACGTGTTCGGTGAGGTGACCAGCGATACCCAACTGTTCGACCGACAGCGGGTCGCCGACATCGTCAACGGAAACTTCTGA
- a CDS encoding 1,4-dihydroxy-2-naphthoyl-CoA synthase, which produces MVSEIFDPDRWEPVDGSEAFDDITYHRAVDIPAVRIAFDRPEVRNAFRPGTVDELYAALDDARKRADVGCVLLTGNGPSEKDGGWAFCSGGDQSVRGGSGYEYRDDDEADVSDDPLVREAKAGRLHILEVQRLIRFMPKPVVAVVPGWAVGGGHSLHVVCDMTLASEEHAKFLQTDPDVASFDGGFGSAYLAKQVGQKKAREVFFMGKTYSAEEAVDMGMANEAIPHEELEDVALEWADEMTKKSPTAMRMLKYAFNMTDDGMVGQQVFAGEATRLAYMTEEAQEGRDAFLEKREPRFREYPWHY; this is translated from the coding sequence ATGGTCTCTGAGATTTTCGACCCCGACCGCTGGGAACCGGTTGACGGCTCTGAGGCGTTCGACGACATCACCTACCACCGCGCCGTCGACATTCCGGCGGTTCGAATCGCATTCGACCGACCGGAAGTCCGAAACGCCTTCCGTCCGGGAACAGTTGACGAACTCTACGCTGCGCTCGACGACGCACGCAAGCGCGCCGACGTGGGCTGTGTTCTCTTGACCGGAAACGGCCCCTCGGAGAAAGACGGCGGCTGGGCGTTCTGTTCCGGCGGCGACCAGTCAGTTCGCGGTGGCTCGGGCTACGAGTACCGCGACGACGACGAGGCCGACGTGTCCGACGACCCGCTCGTCCGCGAGGCGAAAGCCGGGCGTCTGCACATCCTCGAAGTCCAGCGACTCATTCGCTTCATGCCCAAGCCGGTCGTCGCCGTGGTTCCGGGCTGGGCCGTCGGCGGCGGCCACTCCCTGCACGTCGTCTGCGACATGACGCTCGCCTCCGAGGAACACGCGAAGTTCCTCCAGACCGACCCCGACGTGGCCTCCTTCGACGGCGGCTTCGGCTCTGCGTACCTCGCCAAACAGGTCGGCCAGAAGAAGGCCCGCGAAGTGTTCTTCATGGGCAAGACCTACTCCGCCGAGGAAGCCGTGGACATGGGAATGGCGAACGAGGCGATTCCCCACGAGGAACTAGAGGACGTGGCGCTGGAGTGGGCCGACGAGATGACGAAGAAGTCGCCGACGGCGATGCGGATGCTCAAATATGCCTTCAACATGACCGACGACGGCATGGTCGGCCAGCAGGTGTTCGCCGGCGAGGCGACCCGACTGGCCTACATGACCGAAGAGGCTCAAGAGGGCCGCGATGCCTTCCTCGAAAAGCGCGAACCGCGGTTCCGCGAGTACCCTTGGCACTACTGA